Genomic DNA from Lactuca sativa cultivar Salinas chromosome 8, Lsat_Salinas_v11, whole genome shotgun sequence:
ACTCCTCCCATGGAAGACTGGATTTTTTATGAGGGCAATGGTGGATTGATTATCGATGAACAACTTCACCTTTTGAGCTTTCATTCCAACCAGGTCACTGAACAAGTTTCTTAACTAAAGTCCTTGACAGGCAGCTGCAGTTGCAGCCATATACTCTGCCTCACACGAACTTAAGGCCACAATTTTCTGTTTTTGTGAGGTCCATGTGATCAGATTCCCTGAGTAATAGTAGGCCACTCCTGTGGTTCCTCTTCCATCCTCACGATCATTGCTATAGCTGCTGTCACTATAGCCAATGAGCTTGCCATCACCGCCCTTGCGATACATTAACCCATGTTCAGTTGTTCCTTTCACATATCCGAGGATGTGTTTTATAGCTGCATAGTGACTTTGCTTAGGATCTTGCATATACCGGCTCACGACTCCAATACTATAGCTTATGTCAGGTCTTGTGTGAACCAAGTACCTTAAGCTCCCAACCAGCCTCCTGTAAAGAGTTGCATTTACAGGTTCTCCCTTTTCATCTTTGGTCAATTGTAGTTTGGGCTCCATTGGGTACTGTGAGCTATTGCAATCTTCCATACCTGCTACTTTTAGTATCTTTTCTGCATATCCCTTTTGTGAGAGTTTTATTCCTTCTTTACTTTGAGTCACTTTTATTCCCAGGTAATAGGATAGCAATCCCAGATCACTCATGTCAAACATCTGTTTCATCTTTCTCTTGAACTCCAGAATTACCTTCTCACTTGAGCCAGTGACTATAAGGTCATCCACATAGACACCAACTATGAGAGTCAGGTTGGGTTTGTGTACCTTATAGACAACTTGTTCTTGAGCACATCTGGTAAATCCAAGCTTTTTGAGTGATTGGTCCAGCTTCACATTCCAAGCTCTTGGTGCCTGTCGCAAACCGTACAATGCCTTGTGGAGTCGATATACCATATTTTCTTTCCCTTTGACCGAAAACTCAGTTGGTTGAGATACGTATACTTCTTCCTTTAGGTCTCCGTGTAAGAACGCAGACTTGACATCCAGGTGGTGCACAAACCAGTTCTCTTTCGTTGTTAATGCCAAAATCAACCTTATAGTCTCCAAGCAGGCCACTGGTGCGAAAACTTCCTCGAAGTCAATCCCTTTTTCTTGGACGTAACCTTTAGCGACCAGTTGCGCCTTGTGTTTGACTATGTTACCAGTAGCGTCCCTCTTTAATTTAAACACCCATTTTAACCCTATTGCCTTATGATTTGGGGGcaatttggtcaaagtcaaggtgtTATTTCGTTCAATTGATTGTAATTCCGACTCCATAGCTCGCTTCCAATCCTTTTCTGTTGATGCTTCTTCATACGACGTGGGTTCATTATCGACTAGCAATAGCTTTTGATTACTTTCATATAGATCACGTATCTCTTCCTCCTCCATTCTTGTCGTATTTTCATACACATCGTTGATCGAACGAAATCCTCTTGCTGGTGTGTCATCATACGAGGCTATGGACCCACCGCTTTCTTGAATTGTCGATGTTCGACTGGGAGGTGTTGGTCGCAAGCTGATTTCAGGGGATTGTATCGGGTTTTCTGGTCGTGAGCTATCGTAGGAGTCGTTTAACGGCGCCAGGGGTTCTTCAATGGCTTCATCCGTTGACTCTAGGTCTTGGGCTGGTTAAGTTTGGGCTGACACATTGACCACATAATTGGTCCAGTTAGGTGTGGTAAAAGGCTCCCCCGTAAGTTCTTCCTTCTAGGCCCACTTCCTTGCTTCGTCGAATACCACGTCCCTTGAGACTACAATACGCCGATTAGTGGGGTCGTACATACAATACCCCTTCGTCCCTTCCTCCGTTCCAAGATACACCATGGCTATACTTCTATCACTCAATTTGTTCAGTCCTCACAACTTTTTCACATATCCTACACATCCGAAAATCTTCAAATGTGCAATTGAGGGCTTTGATTTCTTCCAGGATTCATATGGTGTTACATCCTAAGCGCTTTTGTGCTCGTTCTATTCAGCAAGTACACGGAATGCCTCACCGCCTCACCCCAGAATTGATCTGGTACATTCATCGCCTTGAGTAGCGCTCTTGTCATCTCTAGGACTGTCCTATTACACCGTTCCACCACGCCATTTTGTTGTGGGGTGTGCGGTGTTGTCAATTGACGCCTGATACCTGTCTGCTCACAGAAAGCCTAGAATTGGTTTGAGTTGAATTCACCTCCACGATCAGTTCTCAACATTTTGACTTTATGGCAACTTTCCTTCTCAACCTGTAATTTGAACTTCTGAAACATACCAAACGCTTCATCTTTGTTCTTGATCAGGTACACCCACATGTAACATGAGTAGTCATCCACGATTAAGAGGATGTGTTGATTCCCCCCTTTGGTCGCTGGTGTAATGGGTCCGCATAAATCCGCGTGTAGCAACTGAAGTGGGTCCTTAGCTCTCCACTGGGCCTCTTGTGGAAAACTTTGTCTTGATTTCTTGGATATCACACATCCCTCACATACTTGGGATGGGTGAGCAACCCGAGGCATACCTGTCACCATTTCTTTACGTGCCATCTCTTCCAGTGTTCTGAAATTCGTGTGACCCATACGTGCATGCCACCGCCATGAGTCATCATTTATTCTCATGCTTAAACATACGGTTCTTCCAGGTGTGAGCTTTATCTTATAAAGCCTGTTTTTCGACCTTTGTACTTTCATAATCAGGCTCCCTTCTTCATCATACATGCGTAAGAATTCCCTCTTCATACCTATATCATAGCCTTCTTCTGTCATTTGACCCAAGCTTATGATGTTGCTGTGAAGGGTTGGTATGTAATACACCTCTGGAATGATGAATTGATCACCATTCTTACAGTCAAACAGCAACGTGCCCTTTCCTTTTATTGGGACCTTGGACCCATCTCCAAACCGTACTTGTCCCGTTACATTTTCATCTAGCTCTGCAAATAAGGATTTGGAGTTTGTCATGTGATTACTAGCTCCATTGTCCACATACCATACGTTCTCTTCTTCACTTTCTTTCAACTGACTTGGATACACTTTTTCTTCATTCAGGAGCACCATGTTTGATGATTCTTCTCCACATACAGTTAATAGGAGGGTAGGGCCTTCTTCATCTACAGCTAGGTTCACCTCCTGGTCCTGCTGCTTCTTTGCCTTGCATTCAGATGCAAAGTGGCCAAGTTCTTGGCACTCAAAGCACCTTATGTTGCTTTTGTCACGAGGCTTATTTTTGGAGTTGCTTGCTTCCTGTCATGAGTCACCACCCCAGCACCCCCCTCTGCCACGAGACGAACCTCACCCTCGTGAACTGCCTCTTCCACCCCGGTTGTTATTTCCGCCCCTTCCTCGACCACCTGTTGAGTTTTGCTTGGACTCCGGTGGGTTGACGAGCCTTTTGCCTTGGCAAGTAGTAGGGCATTATCTCCCTGTGTGCTTGCCTTCCGGAGCCGGAGCCTGTCCTCATATGCCTTTAAGTGCCCAATTGCTTCTTCAAATGGCATCGGTTTCATATCACATCTTTGCTCAATTGATGCCACCAGGTTTGTAAACCTCTCCGGAACTGTGTCGAACAATTTTCTCACCAATTCTTCATCTTCCAATATTGCCCCTGCACTCCCAAACTTTGAGATCATAGCTGATATATTTCCTGCATAATCATCTATGGTTTCAGAATCCTTCATTTGAAGTGCTTCAAACTCACTTTTGAGTAGCCTTAGCCTTACCTTTTGGACCCTCTCTGCACCCACATACCGTGACTTTAGAGAGTCCCAAACTTCCTTGGTTGTCTTCTTCTTGGCAGCCTGTGCAAGAATCACTTCTAGTATAGATTGAAAGATGAAAGCTCGAGCCTGCTTGCTCTTCTTCTCATCCACAACCACTCCGGTTGGTGGCTCAATGGCATCCCATAACCCATGGGCATCCATGATGGCTTCCATCTTAATTGACCATGTGTTGTAATTTAGTGAGGTTAGCATTGGGCATTGAAGAGTAAAAGGGTTATCTTTGGGTTGATTGGATGATGAGGCTGTCATCTTGTTGAATCGAGGATACTTGGGCATGCAACTTATCAGGATCTGTTAGCTCTGATATCAAATGTTGGTGATCAAGTAATACAGCAATAACAAGAAAAGCTTAACAGGGGTAAAACTGGAATAAAATGGCAGCCGAAGTTTTTTCTTGAATGAAGATTACTAGCAGCCTAATGATTACACTGCTATACAAAATGAAATTTCGACTAATTATGACTTGCTGAACTACAACTAATAAATAGTGCTAATTAacagaaaaagagaaaaaatagCAACGTCCCTATTCTAACGTTCCAATCACCCACATGCTCTTGCCCTCCTATAAACCTGGTCAAACATTGACTAACATGTGATTGGCTAGACTCTTGGTGAGAAGGTCAGCTACTTGATCGGCTGTTTTCACATATATTAAATCTATCTCCCCCTTTAGAACTTTCTCACGTATAAAATGATTAGTAGGATTCTTTGCGAGATGTATTGAAGATAAGTTGTCACAAAACAAGGGAATCTTGGGTTTTACATCTTGATTTAAGTCTTTTAGGAGTTGGACAAGCCAAACACATTATTGGGTTGCCATAGTTGCTATTCGGTACTCAGCTTCTGTAGTAGAGAGGGACATAGTAGGCTGCCTCTTGCTGCACCACAACACAACACAGGATcccaacataaacacataacctgTAGTGGAGTTACGTGTACTTCCATCTCCAGCGTAATCAACATCACAATAACCTACCATCTTGCATTTTTGTTCCCTCTGAAACATAACTCCATAATTCATGGTAGCTTTGATGTATCTTAACACTCTTCTaaatgcatcaagatgaggttttCTGGGATTTTGCATATACCGACTTAGTACGCCAACTACAAAGGCAATATCTGTCCTAGTTAGATTTAAGTAGATTAGATTTCCAACAAGTTTCCTATACATAGTTTCATCTTCCAGTTTTCTCCCAACATCCACATAAAACTTTGCATTTGTATCCCTTGGCGACATGACTGGCTTACAGTTGAACATTCCAAAATGCTTCAACAAGTCTGATGAGTACTTCCGTTGATGCAAGATTATATCTCCAACTTCATATTCGATTTCCAAACCCAAGAAGTGTCTTAGCTTTCCAAGATCCTTCATGTGAAAACGAGTACACAAGTTCTCTTTCAATTGAACAATTACTTCATCAAGATCTCCTATgattatgagatcatcaacataTACCAGAACAATAGCCACTTTTTCTCCTTCGGTCTTCACGAACAAGCTAGCATCTGCATTGGTTATTGAGTAACCATTGTGTTCGATAAATTCAGCTATTTTACCAACCATGCTCTAGGCGACTGTTTAAGCCCATACAAGGCTTTCTTGAGCTTACATACATAGTTGGGGTTTGTCTTGCTTATGAACCCTTGAGGTTGTGTCATATGAAACACATGATCCAAGTCCCCATATAGAAATGTGTTGCTCACGTCTATTTGCAACAATTTCCATCCTTTGTTTTCTGCCAAAGCTAGTAACACACAGATTGTTGTTAATTTAGCTACTGGGCTAAACCTATCTTCATAGTTCAGACCATATTGTTAGGAGAATCCATGGGCCACCAATCGGGCTTTATATCTTTCAACCGAGCCATTCCAAAATGCTTCAACAAGTCTGATGAGTACTTCCGTTGATGCAAGATTATATCTCCAACTTCATATTCGATTTCCAAACCCAAGAAGTGTCTTAGCTTTCCAAGATCCTTCATGTGAAAACGAGTATACAAGTTTTCTTTCAATTGAACAATTACTTCATCAAGATCTCCTATgattatgagatcatcaacataTACCAAAACAATAGCCACTTTTTCTCCTTCGGTCTTCACGAACAAACTAGCATCTGCATTGGTTATTGAGTAACCATTGTGTTCGAGAAATTAAGCTATTTTACCAACCATGCTCTAGGCGACTGTTTAAGCCCATACAAGGCTTTCTTGAGCTTACATACATAGTTGGGGTTTGTCTTGCTTATGAACCCTTGAGGTTGTGTCATATGAAACACATGATCCAAGTCCCCATATAGAAATATGTTGCTCACGTCCATTTGCGACAATTTCCATCCTTTGTTTTCTGCCAAAGCTAGTAACACACAGATTGTTGTTAATTTAGCTACTGGGCTAAACCTATCTTCATAGTTCAGACCATATTGTTAGGAGAATCCACGGGCCACCAATCGGGCTTTATATCTTTCAACCGAGCCATTCCAAAATGCTTCAACAAGTCTGATGAGTACTTCCGTTGATGCAAGATTATATCTCCAACTTCATATTCGATTTCCAAACCCAAGAAGTGTCTTAGCTTTCCAAGATCCTTCATGTGAAAACGAGTATACAAGTTTTCTTTAAATTGAACAATTACTTCATCAAGATCTCCTATgattatgagatcatcaacataTACCAGAACAATAGCCACTTTTTCTCCTTCGGTCTTCACGAACAAGCTAGCATCTGCATTGGTTATTGAGTAACCATTGTGTTCGAGAAATTAAGCTATTTTACCAACCATGCTCTAGGCGACTGTTTAAGCCCATACAAGGCTTTCTTGAGCTTACATACATAGTCGGGGTTTGTCTTGCTTATGAACCCTTGAGGTTGTGTCATATGAAACACATGATCCAAGTCCCCATATAGAAATATGTTGCTCACGTCCATTTGCCACAATTTCCATCCTTTGTTTGCTGCCAAAGCTAGTAACACACATATTGTTGTTAATTTAGCTACTAGGCTAAACGTATCTTCATAGTTCAAACCATATTGTTAGGAGAATCCACGGGCCACCAATCGGGCTTTATATCTTTCAACCGAGCCATCAGCACGTTGCTTAACTTTATAGACCCATTTTCATGAGATGGGTTTAACACCAGTTGGTTTAGGAACTAATTCCCAGGTTTGATTCCGTATTAGGGCTCCCATTTTTTCTTCCATTGCTGCAatccattctttttttttttgtactcgtTTGTTCAAAGGATTCGGGTTAACACACTTCTTGTTCAACTATAGCAACATTAACATACTTGGGATTGGTTTTCTTAAGTCTGGATGATCTTCTTACACTTGGTGGCTCTTCACAGTTATCACTTGTGTCTCCATGGTGGAAAACTCTTGAGCTCCAGGGTTGTCGATTCTGTTCTTCAACCTCAGTTGATTCGATTACACTTTCTTCTTGGTTGAGATTAAAGTTAACTCCATATGACACTAGCTTCCCTTTTAGATTTTCTGAATCTGGAAGCACTTCATGGTTTGTTGTCCACCACGAGGATGTTTCATCAAATACAACATTCCTTGACACATAGCACTTTCCGGTTATTGGATCACAACATCTCcaacctttcctttcttggtcatAGCCTAAAAATATGCTTCGTACTGCCTTTTTCTCTAGCTTGTCACTTAGATGACCAGATGAAAACATAGCACACACATCCAAATACTCTCAAATGACTTACATATGGCTTCACCTTCCATACCTTTTCAAATGGAGATTGATACGAGAGATCTTGTTGTGGAATTCTATTGATTACATAGGCTGCAGTTCTCATGGCTTCAGCCCAAACCTTCCTGGAACATTTTTATCATGAATCATGCTGCCCGAGATCTCTACCAAATGCCTATTCTTCCTTTTCTGAGACTCCATTCTGTTGTGGGGTATTTGGGCAAGTCAACTATCTTTTTATGTTGTGTGCTTTCAAGAACTCAGTGAAATCTTGTGAGAGATACTCACCTCCATTGTTTGATCGCAAGCAGTGaattttttgctttatttctctCTCAGCTTCactcttgaattctttgaacttagCTAAAGCTTCTGACTTTTCTTTCATGAGATATACCAATACATATCTTGAGTAGTCAtctgtgacaatagtcaatttcgggtcaagtcaaagtcaaacaaagtcaacgagtcaaaccggacgactcaattaacccttgtatattagggtttacgttatgtaattactgtacaactcgctattttaatgTGAAAACTCATTTGTaaaattcgtgtgtttaattttccttagccttgATAGTGCTAAACAATAAACCAAAGAGATAAACACTATTgcacactcatcgggagtgtgtaggacattaaaacatggcttaacgggtttacggaccttgcattgcgaagccggatgCTCAAGAAGGTCATAAATGGAACCTCTctaaatctctttcactctatctctctctattccaaatatctcccaaatctctcacaaaagttcccgtaacttttcGTAATCAtttgggccatcccgacccttaaccgggtcaaaaatcgCTTAAAACGGGGTTAGAAAGGGGAAAATACCCTAAAAGACCCGAAACCCCTTCATAGGGCCGAAGCATCTTAGGGCTGAACTCTCCTGGGCTGAAAGCAACATGAACCGAGGCCTTTGGGTTGCCACAGCCATCCAGCCGCATCCATCGAGCCGAAGCCCAGAGTCGCAGCCGTTAAGCCCGCAGCCACCGAGCCGAAGCCGCTGAATGCGGAACCAAGTCCCCGCTTCGATCTAGTCTTCGGACCGCAGCCTCCCCCTTCTCCTTGGATCCGCACCAGCAACCAAGCCACTCCAGTTTTAGGCTGCTGAGACCGAGACCTCGCCCAGACTTCGGGTTTTTCATCTTTTTACCCGATTTTCAACTACAactccgttttaagcccgtttttcatcattttaaagcaggattttcacccaaaactttattttaacatataaagacCCATATGTCTTAAATAATCACGTTTTTAATGCAAATCTTATCCAAGATTTAGTGGTTGGAGTAATTAAGGTGGAGGGTTGAccttgctttactttatgacacaaatGCAACCCCCCCTCACCCACTCTATGGCCAGCCACTCTTCCCACCATaccttgtgtcacaccccaaaaccaagaacggcggaaatgttctggggcggaggacgtcatgtacagtatcacaatacagtataatagtaaactagtaaacaacatcatccattgcattaaataaataattttaatacaagtgtgttatgtagtatataagacaccaaaatatgaaccaAAATTTAAGaggagtcttgaatgcgctccatcttctcaaaacctggcatcggtacctgtctactgatgacctgagaatacaagttattttgaaagagtttatcagcattaaagctggtgagttcataagtatttagtgtctatgtttgcttcaaaatgtttgaaacattgtttgaagtacgagtttgtaaatgtttgtagtaaaagtatgcgaatgtttgtaaaagtttgtaactcctagaaaaccctatattttctactaaaagtagccttctaccaaggcacaactgttttgtacgtttgtttcttgtaaaagtgtgtaattttcccaagtgcaactatcattatcaaaatatagtttgtacattaatgtttaagtgaaatgatcactaaataaatgtaaagggtaaattaatgtagtaatgtagtgttgtattataggaactactgctgtactaactaccttaaaccagatttatattaaggtattatatgattaattgtaccatactattcaCTTGTAAACACGACattgtaggtcgtaaaaaggtatgacgtttggcacccgcagacctgcaggtccggctgtagctagcagcaaggtgtaggatagtcaatccagtatagatcgatacgcaaactcacactctccctccaagagactctggctacaatttaggccatgacattgaaggcatgcttcgatacagtggatcacatttatgttaacgtattcatgtatatgtaatgtattttttactcatcatagtatcgttgtatatgttctctttctagtatagttgtatatgttctcattctagtatagttgtatatgttctcatagtaataagtaatgactcatgaatgaactgactcttgtatgtttcatggaactagaagtagtaagtagtataaccctaaactatacctattatagtttattagtaaacTTGATGAATGACTGAATGTACTGAATTGAGATATAaatctttatatctatacatatatacataatatataagtaaggattcaacgacacttggacaaacaaccgggtactttaagaccacaaccaaacgaggataggaagtaaagtgggttatctctcctaagtccttcaaaccttatttatataactatatatgtagtagacatggttttaacaatatataagtttaaaaactgTAAAGGAAAGGTTTAGtataaaaagtgaatttgataaagagtttgtcATGTAAAAAGGTTTGATAAGCAGTTTGAAGTCATTTgctcggtaaaacagtttaaagcatgaaaaatccatttgcatgttagttattaatcacatgtgattgatctaataactaacatggttcaacttgtattccccccccccccccataaagcatttaaaacatttaaaagcatttcaaaggttagttaaggggtatgaactcacctgcagtgagtggctTGTTTCGAAGTGtcggaagtgttggacaaggtgctaggtgtcaagtaaggacttaaacacacacaatgatcctagttaacatataataaacatatatgtatctaattagtcaattaacaactaattaacaaagttaagacatcctaggacatgtaaaacaccttttatAAGTGCTATAAGTCACAAGGGTTGCATTTAAGTGTTGTAGGGCATTGCTATTgagtttggggttcaaggaaaaccccatattagagtttacggtttTATGACCATCacccaatgagtttacggtcgtaaactcatgggtttacggctgtaatatCATGCCCCTTAGACTATGAgtggttttgaagctctacaagtCATTAGAAACATTTCTATTTGAAGCACAAGCCTATGGAAGgggttagggcaccatttcactcctaagtggagtttacggtcgttagaccattttcctttgggtttacgaccgtaaacccatatggtttatggtcttttgatgttttcaagtccttaactcatcaaggaagggatctaagcaagtttccaaggcttatgaaggactagggcacactttggcaccctgatttagggtttacggtccaagaacacatacaaagcatgaaattttgactggaagttaagctgttttctgaatacatgtcaaagctagtgggagcataagtgttatgcttatatgataataatcatcatgatagtgggaacataaatgttgtgctcgtatgattattaaggcaagtattgcaagttagcaatattaattatagaaaacaagagttatactttgcaaagttgtaagggttcaaaagttgttttgctataattaagggagagaatattgtactacgtttcaaaatctaaagcttagattgagaaattttaataaatttagtcaaaggatacatagtgtgttcttaaatttcgattatgattacggtatccctcttcatagttcgaatggtaagaacgagacacataaaatattatgacagaagattgataaagtatcatatctttatgtaagacattatgcatcgtgtcctatacgcttcgggtataggattgattgtatttgaccattctaaaattttccaaatgtctagcgcatttagagggaaaaaggactagaatcggttttgactaaaataattaaacaactatcaaacgaTAATCCAAagctcgctaaggattggtctcttgtgagtagttggaggtatggtattggatgacattattatgaatagataagattctattaagaatgaattgtcatatggcaaatatggaaatgtttccatattgggagttagatattgagaatctatgtctagattagaaacttttatgcaagaaggatgttcaaaggaatgtactttgattgAGAGACAtgatatctatagaattgtttctgatagagattggccaagtcttgatgattttgagctatgactttacgaaacaatcattgcataaagtgttgGGATCTAACATAAGtaataagaatttgatattctttcacttgtgaaaaaggATTAGGAACTGTGAAATgggtatgattggaaatgtgttcatttgatctatttcacaaagtaaggaccgtaggtaaacattgtgtgcatgctgagagcatgggacaagtgtagtataattcaagtaaaaagctgattacccgaaacaacaaataatgagtaatcaatatggtgattaaataaaatgtttatttatacctagagtttg
This window encodes:
- the LOC111915273 gene encoding uncharacterized mitochondrial protein AtMg00810-like; this encodes MVGKIAEFIEHNGYSITNADASLFVKTEGEKVAIVLVYVDDLIIIGDLDEVIVQLKENLCTRFHMKDLGKLRHFLGLEIEYEVGDIILHQRKYSSDLLKHFGMFNCKPVMSPRDTNAKFYVDVGRKLEDETMYRKLVGNLIYLNLTRTDIAFVVGVLSRYMQNPRKPHLDAFRRVLRYIKATMNYGVMFQREQKCKMVGYCDVDYAGDGSTRNSTTGYVFMLGSCVVLWCSKRQPTMSLSTTEAEYRIATMATQ